The Denitrificimonas caeni genome has a segment encoding these proteins:
- a CDS encoding outer membrane protein transport protein → MRFPFLRTSLAVGLSLASSSLLANGLALNEQSASGAGTAYAGRASSALDASTIYGNPAGLSKIHGKQVSGGFAMVKANVDISKVRTDAPGSSKGDMVPRAYVPFAFYAMPLNEKWNFGLGMYVPFGVISDYEKSFQGSSHGLYSKVAVMSIQPTFSYKVTDRVAVGFGPTFNKIDGKLTNTLQTRGMNPNGQDARISIKGDDTALGYNLGLMVDLSEQTTWGITYHSKVDYTLKGHTKIRNIPNLPIPELQGANGKHKASLAFTTPESVDTSISHKLDDQWTLHGGLTWTRWSRLESIKAKNKGVQATRFRTIEEDLKWHNTWSYSIGASYQVNPEWVLRTGFALDQSPTTNEHRNVRIPVGHRKILTFGAGWKASDSLTVDLAYAYIRENQAGVNQEEGAFRPAYSAKYRNSAHGFTSQATWNF, encoded by the coding sequence ATGCGTTTCCCTTTTTTACGTACATCCCTCGCCGTTGGCTTATCTTTAGCCAGCAGCAGCCTATTGGCTAACGGTCTTGCCTTAAACGAACAAAGCGCCAGCGGTGCCGGTACTGCCTACGCCGGTCGTGCCTCTTCAGCCCTGGACGCCAGCACCATTTACGGTAACCCAGCAGGCTTATCAAAAATCCACGGCAAGCAAGTCAGCGGTGGTTTTGCCATGGTTAAAGCCAACGTGGATATCAGCAAGGTTCGTACTGATGCGCCAGGCAGCAGCAAAGGCGATATGGTGCCGAGGGCTTATGTACCTTTTGCTTTCTATGCCATGCCCCTTAATGAAAAGTGGAACTTTGGCTTAGGCATGTATGTACCATTTGGTGTCATCAGTGATTATGAAAAAAGCTTCCAAGGCAGCAGCCACGGCCTGTATAGCAAAGTTGCAGTGATGAGTATCCAGCCGACTTTCAGCTATAAAGTAACTGATCGAGTTGCGGTGGGCTTTGGTCCAACCTTCAACAAAATTGACGGTAAACTGACTAACACCTTGCAGACCAGAGGCATGAATCCGAACGGTCAAGATGCACGCATTAGCATCAAAGGGGACGACACAGCCCTAGGCTATAACTTAGGGCTGATGGTGGACTTAAGCGAGCAAACGACTTGGGGCATCACTTACCACTCCAAAGTGGATTACACCCTCAAGGGCCACACTAAAATTCGCAACATACCTAACCTCCCTATACCTGAGCTCCAGGGCGCTAACGGCAAGCACAAAGCCTCTTTGGCTTTCACCACCCCTGAATCCGTTGATACCTCAATCAGCCATAAACTTGATGATCAATGGACCTTGCACGGTGGTTTAACTTGGACACGCTGGAGTCGCTTAGAGTCTATTAAAGCAAAAAACAAGGGCGTGCAAGCCACTCGTTTCAGAACCATTGAAGAAGACCTCAAATGGCACAACACTTGGTCCTATTCCATTGGCGCCAGCTACCAAGTTAACCCTGAGTGGGTTCTGCGCACTGGTTTTGCCTTAGACCAATCACCGACCACCAACGAGCACCGTAATGTGCGCATCCCTGTCGGTCACCGTAAAATTCTTACCTTTGGTGCCGGCTGGAAAGCCAGCGACAGCCTAACTGTAGACCTCGCCTATGCCTATATTCGTGAGAATCAAGCAGGGGTAAATCAGGAGGAAGGTGCATTCCGCCCAGCCTACAGCGCTAAATACCGCAACAGCGCCCACGGTTTTACCAGCCAAGCTACTTGGAACTTTTAA
- a CDS encoding aconitate hydratase, whose protein sequence is MQTPAFDPRKLHHAFTLSNGKTLKYCSLPALKDHGFKSVSRLPISIRIILESLVRNADNQRITLEHIEQLANWQPNAARNEEIPFTVARVVLQDFTGVPLLCDLAAMRNVAEDMGKPASAIEPLVPVDLVVDHSVMVDFYNSPDALEKNMAMEFKRNGERYQFLKWGMQAFDTFKVVPPGFGIVHQVNLEYLFPGIQEKDGMTYPDTLVGTDSHTTMINALGVVGWGVGGIEAEAAMLGQPLYILTPDVVGVNLKGKLREGMTATDLVLTVTELLRNSKVVGKFVEFFGEGAEHLSLPDRATLANMAPEYGATMGFFPVDEVTLEYMRGTGREGIDIEACAAYFRAQEMFGIPKEGDIDYSQVIELDLDSVRPSLAGPKRPQDRIALPEMHNSFTSLFSESIAKGGFNKDASELDKRYSTSCPLIPVVNQDSPKPKRPLAMHEVEMIDNRLSTPNNDCETDGTIDMGHGDVLIAAITSCTNTSNPSVLLAAGLLAKKAVELGLSVHPRIKTSLAPGSRVVPEYLEAAGLLSSLEALGFGVTAFGCTTCIGNAGDLIPAYNQAIVENDIVAAAVLSGNRNFEARIHPNIRANFLASPPLVVAFALAGTVNINLDQDPLGTSKDGKPVYLKDLWPSNSEIQALLSKAMNPAVFRDKYSDFSKDNKLWTDIESAKGLVYDWPKSTYIAKPPFFSDFTMQPKAVAPIKDARALMLLGDSVTTDHISPAGSFSKDSPAGQYLISHDVQQSDFNTYGSRRGNHDVMIRGTFANVRVKNLMLPATADGSRIEGGFTLLDGKQVPVYDAAMEYMQRGVPTIIFAGEEYGTGSSRDWAAKGTLLMGVRAVIAQSYERIHRSNLVGMGVLPLQFMDGTSYSSLNISDAETFSILGVDSDMQPRQQLTLEITRKDGSVEQVPVLSRIDTPIEVEYYRHGGILPYVLRDILAKA, encoded by the coding sequence ATGCAAACACCAGCTTTCGATCCACGCAAACTCCATCACGCCTTCACCTTAAGTAATGGCAAAACACTTAAGTACTGCTCCCTCCCCGCCCTTAAAGACCATGGTTTTAAATCAGTCTCACGACTGCCTATCTCGATTCGTATCATTTTAGAGTCTCTGGTACGCAACGCGGATAATCAGCGCATCACCCTCGAACATATCGAGCAACTGGCCAACTGGCAGCCCAATGCCGCCCGCAATGAAGAAATTCCTTTCACTGTTGCCCGCGTAGTGCTGCAGGACTTCACCGGTGTGCCATTACTGTGCGACTTAGCAGCCATGCGCAATGTCGCCGAAGACATGGGCAAGCCGGCCAGCGCCATTGAGCCTTTAGTACCGGTTGACTTAGTGGTTGACCACTCGGTGATGGTGGATTTTTATAACAGCCCTGATGCCTTAGAAAAAAATATGGCGATGGAGTTTAAACGCAACGGTGAGCGTTACCAATTTTTGAAATGGGGCATGCAAGCCTTTGATACTTTTAAAGTTGTGCCGCCCGGTTTCGGTATCGTGCACCAAGTTAACCTTGAGTACTTATTCCCCGGTATTCAAGAAAAAGACGGCATGACCTACCCTGACACTTTAGTCGGTACCGATTCACACACCACCATGATTAACGCCCTAGGCGTAGTTGGCTGGGGTGTTGGCGGAATCGAAGCAGAAGCAGCCATGCTTGGCCAGCCACTGTATATTTTGACCCCTGACGTTGTTGGGGTGAACCTTAAGGGCAAGCTGCGCGAAGGCATGACTGCCACAGATTTAGTCTTGACCGTCACTGAATTACTGCGCAATTCCAAAGTAGTCGGCAAGTTTGTCGAATTTTTTGGTGAGGGTGCCGAGCACTTAAGCCTCCCTGACCGTGCCACCTTAGCCAATATGGCACCAGAATACGGGGCCACTATGGGCTTCTTCCCCGTAGATGAAGTCACCCTAGAATACATGCGCGGGACCGGACGCGAAGGCATTGATATTGAGGCCTGCGCTGCGTATTTCCGCGCCCAAGAGATGTTTGGCATACCCAAAGAAGGCGATATTGATTACAGCCAAGTGATTGAGCTGGATTTAGATAGCGTGCGACCATCTTTGGCGGGTCCAAAGCGCCCACAAGACCGCATTGCCTTACCTGAAATGCACAACAGCTTCACCTCGTTGTTTAGCGAATCCATTGCTAAAGGCGGCTTTAACAAAGATGCATCTGAACTGGATAAGCGTTATAGCACCAGTTGCCCACTGATTCCGGTGGTCAATCAAGACTCGCCCAAGCCTAAGCGGCCACTGGCTATGCACGAAGTGGAAATGATCGATAACCGCCTCAGCACGCCAAACAATGACTGCGAAACCGACGGCACCATTGATATGGGGCACGGCGATGTGCTCATTGCTGCGATTACCTCCTGCACCAACACCTCAAACCCCAGCGTTTTATTAGCCGCAGGCTTGTTGGCGAAAAAAGCGGTGGAGCTGGGCCTAAGTGTACACCCTCGCATCAAAACCTCACTGGCACCTGGTTCTCGAGTGGTTCCAGAGTACCTTGAAGCTGCTGGGCTACTCAGCAGCCTCGAAGCTTTAGGTTTTGGTGTCACCGCCTTTGGTTGCACCACCTGCATCGGTAATGCCGGCGACCTCATCCCCGCATACAACCAAGCCATTGTCGAAAATGACATTGTTGCGGCCGCTGTACTGTCCGGCAACCGTAATTTTGAAGCGCGCATTCACCCCAATATTCGCGCGAACTTCTTGGCTTCACCGCCGCTGGTGGTCGCCTTTGCTTTGGCTGGTACCGTTAACATCAACCTAGATCAAGACCCACTGGGTACCAGCAAAGACGGCAAGCCGGTGTATTTGAAAGACCTCTGGCCGAGCAACAGCGAGATTCAGGCCTTACTCAGTAAAGCCATGAACCCTGCGGTATTCCGCGACAAGTACAGCGACTTCAGTAAAGACAATAAACTCTGGACCGATATTGAAAGCGCTAAGGGTTTAGTCTACGACTGGCCTAAATCCACCTATATTGCCAAACCGCCGTTCTTCTCTGACTTTACCATGCAGCCCAAAGCGGTTGCCCCGATTAAAGATGCACGCGCTTTAATGCTTTTGGGCGACTCAGTGACCACGGATCACATTTCTCCAGCAGGTTCCTTCAGTAAAGACTCACCAGCTGGCCAATACCTAATCAGCCATGATGTGCAACAGTCTGACTTCAACACCTATGGCTCGCGCCGTGGTAACCACGATGTCATGATTCGCGGCACCTTTGCCAACGTCAGGGTCAAAAACCTGATGTTACCCGCCACCGCGGACGGTTCACGCATCGAAGGCGGCTTTACTTTACTCGACGGCAAGCAAGTACCTGTGTATGACGCAGCCATGGAATATATGCAGCGTGGTGTCCCAACCATAATCTTTGCTGGTGAAGAATACGGCACCGGCTCCAGTCGTGACTGGGCCGCGAAAGGTACTTTGCTGATGGGCGTACGCGCGGTGATTGCTCAGTCCTATGAACGCATCCACCGTTCCAACCTTGTCGGCATGGGGGTTTTACCCTTGCAGTTTATGGACGGCACCTCCTATAGCTCACTCAACATCAGTGATGCTGAAACCTTTAGTATCCTTGGTGTAGATAGCGACATGCAGCCGCGCCAGCAACTCACCTTAGAGATCACGCGCAAAGATGGCAGTGTTGAACAGGTGCCAGTGCTGTCACGTATCGATACGCCCATCGAGGTGGAGTACTACCGCCATGGTGGGATTCTGCCGTATGTACTGCGGGATATTTTAGCCAAAGCATAA
- a CDS encoding BolA family protein has translation MMMMEKIETALAVLQPQELQIEDESHMHSRGQESHFKVVLVSAEFTDVRKVQRHQKVYAALGDLMQQFHALALHTFSPEEWQAELAIPDSPHCRGGSLHDK, from the coding sequence ATAATGATGATGGAAAAAATTGAGACGGCCTTAGCTGTATTGCAGCCGCAAGAGTTGCAGATTGAAGATGAAAGCCATATGCACAGCCGTGGTCAAGAAAGCCATTTTAAAGTAGTGCTCGTCAGTGCTGAGTTTACTGACGTGCGTAAAGTGCAGCGCCATCAAAAAGTGTATGCAGCCTTGGGTGATTTAATGCAGCAGTTCCATGCTTTGGCTTTGCACACCTTTAGTCCAGAAGAGTGGCAGGCAGAGCTGGCCATTCCTGATTCACCGCATTGCCGTGGTGGCAGCTTGCACGACAAGTGA
- a CDS encoding spinster family MFS transporter — MPHLPHQSKQADNAWRVLFLLFLANLFNFFDRAIPSIIIEPIRLEWSLTDFQIGLLGTAFTIVYAIAGLPLGRMADNGSRKKIMGWGLLVWSGLTAVNGAVNSFWSFLLVRMGVGVGEASYGPAANSLIGDLFPANRRARAMGIFMLGLPLGLLLAFFTTGAMVQAFDSWRAPFFIAAVPGIILAIFMFFIREPQRGDAEVVAVQSTPIEQPVRKVLAIPTMWWLMLAGLCYNFATYANTAFMVPMLQRYFGLELTQAAMSVGVIVGVTGLFALPLGGWIADRLHVRYRNGRLLFGAVSLLLTCVFTGIALLAGEIDVAIFVGLFAVGWVFAYNFYTCVYTAVQDVIEPRLRATAMALFFAGLYLLGGGLGPVMVGGLSDYFANQAMLLAGASEMTEAFRAIGLHDALYLVPVTMGLTGVFLLIAIRTFRFDAQKMAQSAQQ, encoded by the coding sequence ATGCCGCATTTACCGCATCAATCTAAACAGGCTGATAACGCTTGGCGCGTATTGTTTTTACTGTTTTTAGCCAATTTGTTTAATTTCTTTGACCGTGCGATCCCCAGCATCATTATTGAGCCGATCCGCCTTGAGTGGAGTTTAACTGACTTTCAAATCGGTCTATTAGGCACGGCTTTTACCATTGTTTATGCCATTGCTGGCTTACCATTAGGACGTATGGCGGATAACGGTTCACGTAAGAAAATTATGGGCTGGGGATTACTGGTGTGGAGTGGTTTGACTGCGGTGAACGGTGCTGTTAACAGTTTTTGGAGTTTTTTGTTGGTGCGAATGGGCGTGGGGGTGGGGGAGGCCAGTTATGGCCCTGCGGCCAACTCTTTGATTGGCGATTTATTTCCAGCCAATCGCCGTGCCCGCGCCATGGGTATTTTTATGCTCGGTTTGCCGCTGGGGTTGTTATTAGCTTTTTTTACCACAGGGGCTATGGTACAGGCTTTTGATAGCTGGCGGGCACCGTTTTTTATTGCTGCGGTGCCTGGAATTATCCTAGCCATTTTTATGTTTTTTATTCGCGAACCGCAGCGCGGTGATGCTGAGGTGGTGGCAGTGCAAAGCACACCCATTGAGCAGCCGGTTCGTAAAGTGTTAGCCATACCGACCATGTGGTGGTTAATGCTGGCAGGGCTGTGTTACAACTTTGCCACCTACGCCAATACAGCTTTTATGGTGCCGATGCTGCAGCGTTATTTTGGTTTGGAATTGACCCAGGCAGCGATGTCGGTGGGGGTGATTGTAGGGGTTACTGGACTGTTTGCTTTGCCATTGGGCGGCTGGATCGCTGACCGCTTGCATGTGCGTTATCGTAATGGGCGTTTATTGTTTGGTGCGGTGAGTTTGTTGCTCACCTGCGTCTTTACGGGTATTGCTTTATTGGCGGGTGAAATTGATGTAGCGATCTTTGTTGGTCTCTTTGCCGTGGGCTGGGTGTTTGCCTATAACTTTTATACCTGCGTGTATACTGCTGTACAGGATGTGATTGAGCCGCGTTTGCGGGCCACGGCGATGGCTTTGTTTTTTGCGGGACTCTATCTGCTTGGCGGTGGCTTAGGCCCAGTAATGGTTGGTGGTTTATCTGACTATTTTGCTAACCAGGCCATGCTGCTAGCCGGTGCCAGCGAAATGACGGAGGCTTTTCGTGCGATTGGCTTGCACGATGCTTTGTATTTAGTGCCAGTGACCATGGGTTTAACTGGTGTGTTTTTGTTGATTGCGATTCGCACCTTTCGTTTTGATGCGCAGAAGATGGCGCAATCAGCACAGCAATAA
- a CDS encoding hydroxypyruvate isomerase family protein, giving the protein MDIVANLSMLFTELPLLERVRAAAAAGFSGVEIQFPYEVPALQLKEELQRCAMPLVLMNLPAGDLMQGGTGLACHPKRRQQFADALDEALSYALMVRPRMVNVLAGRLPEGVSRDKALATLAANVRETAQAFDRLHIKVLCEAINPIDMPGFLINTPQHLNELLTEVRHDNCFAQLDVYHMARQGISVEDALAVLAGKVAHVQFADCPGRAEPGTGEFDFQAMQQALQQTGYQGALAAEYRPSSTTLKSLQWLTRAPFQV; this is encoded by the coding sequence ATGGACATTGTGGCCAATTTATCCATGTTGTTTACTGAACTGCCGTTGTTAGAGCGTGTGCGTGCGGCAGCGGCGGCAGGGTTTTCTGGCGTGGAAATCCAGTTCCCCTATGAGGTGCCAGCGCTGCAACTGAAAGAAGAGCTGCAGCGCTGCGCGATGCCGTTAGTGTTAATGAATTTACCTGCCGGTGATTTGATGCAAGGCGGCACTGGTTTAGCCTGTCATCCCAAGCGTCGTCAGCAGTTTGCCGATGCTTTGGATGAAGCCTTGAGTTACGCACTTATGGTGCGGCCACGCATGGTCAATGTGTTAGCAGGGCGTTTACCTGAAGGTGTTTCCCGTGATAAAGCACTGGCGACCTTAGCTGCTAATGTGCGTGAAACTGCGCAGGCCTTTGACCGTCTGCATATCAAAGTCTTATGCGAGGCTATTAATCCCATTGATATGCCTGGCTTTTTAATCAATACCCCGCAACACTTAAACGAACTCTTAACTGAGGTGCGTCACGACAATTGCTTTGCTCAATTGGACGTTTACCACATGGCACGGCAAGGCATCAGCGTTGAGGATGCGCTAGCAGTATTAGCTGGCAAAGTCGCGCATGTGCAGTTTGCCGATTGTCCTGGGCGTGCGGAGCCGGGTACGGGAGAGTTTGATTTTCAAGCAATGCAGCAGGCTTTACAGCAAACGGGTTACCAAGGGGCTTTAGCCGCAGAATACCGGCCTAGCAGTACCACTTTAAAAAGTTTGCAATGGCTCACTCGTGCGCCTTTTCAGGTCTGA
- a CDS encoding NAD(P)-dependent oxidoreductase, translating to MHASALPRLAFAGIGLMGLPMCQRLLAAGYPLVVWNRNPDKCAPLVALGAKQVLQRAELCAQADIIMLCLADTQAVTEVMFSEQGIAAAMSHKQVLVDFSSIEPAATRSMAQQLAEGCGAQWLDVPVSGGVGGAEAGSLAMMAGGDADALAQVMPVLAHLSQRVTHMGPVGSGQVTKVCNQMLVACNAMVIAEVVALAERAGVDASLLAPALAGGFADSKPLQILAPQMAEREFEPVKWHVRTLLKDLDMAVQLSHNHLSATPMSGLAAQLMRTHGAQGHLAADPATLIKLYSGDK from the coding sequence ATGCATGCTTCAGCATTACCCCGCTTAGCCTTTGCCGGTATCGGTTTAATGGGGCTGCCCATGTGCCAGCGCTTGCTAGCAGCGGGTTATCCACTGGTGGTTTGGAACCGTAATCCTGATAAATGTGCGCCCTTGGTCGCCTTAGGTGCCAAGCAGGTTTTGCAGCGCGCCGAACTCTGCGCCCAAGCCGATATCATTATGTTGTGCTTGGCAGACACTCAAGCAGTGACTGAGGTGATGTTTTCCGAGCAGGGCATTGCTGCCGCGATGAGCCATAAGCAGGTGTTGGTGGATTTCTCCAGTATTGAGCCTGCGGCAACCCGGAGTATGGCGCAACAGCTCGCCGAGGGCTGTGGCGCGCAATGGTTGGACGTGCCGGTGTCTGGCGGTGTTGGTGGTGCTGAGGCCGGTAGCTTAGCCATGATGGCGGGTGGTGATGCGGATGCCTTGGCGCAAGTAATGCCGGTGTTAGCGCACCTCAGTCAACGCGTTACTCACATGGGGCCGGTGGGCTCAGGGCAAGTGACAAAAGTCTGCAACCAGATGCTGGTGGCATGTAATGCCATGGTGATTGCGGAAGTGGTGGCCTTGGCCGAGCGCGCAGGTGTTGATGCGTCGCTCTTAGCGCCAGCCTTGGCCGGTGGTTTTGCGGACAGCAAGCCTTTGCAAATCCTTGCGCCACAAATGGCGGAGCGTGAGTTTGAGCCGGTAAAGTGGCATGTGCGCACCTTGTTAAAAGATCTAGATATGGCCGTGCAGCTGTCCCATAACCATCTGTCGGCGACACCAATGAGTGGCCTCGCTGCGCAGTTGATGCGTACCCATGGCGCGCAGGGACATTTAGCGGCGGATCCTGCAACCCTGATCAAACTCTATAGCGGAGATAAATAA
- a CDS encoding DUF2288 domain-containing protein — MSNEISDLYAQLLGQTARMSWAEIMPIFAKGMVLWVASDQDLVAVAEQIINDDKKTISALMQQKALHNLQDEQALDFQQRDPELWAVVVAPWLIVQERQNTTSH, encoded by the coding sequence ATGTCAAACGAAATCAGTGACTTATATGCTCAGCTTCTTGGTCAAACAGCACGCATGAGCTGGGCGGAAATCATGCCAATTTTCGCTAAAGGCATGGTGCTTTGGGTTGCCAGTGACCAAGACTTAGTGGCCGTGGCCGAACAGATTATCAATGACGATAAAAAGACCATCAGTGCGCTGATGCAGCAAAAAGCGCTGCATAACTTACAAGATGAGCAAGCCCTGGACTTTCAACAACGCGATCCCGAACTCTGGGCTGTCGTGGTCGCCCCTTGGCTGATAGTGCAAGAGCGTCAAAACACGACTTCACATTAA
- the cobT gene encoding nicotinate-nucleotide--dimethylbenzimidazole phosphoribosyltransferase, which produces MTHKNWWLDATAPLSASARGNAQAHQDQLTKPQGSLGRLESIAIELAAMQNTSKPQIKQPHMLVFAGDHGVVTQGVSAFPQSVTIAMLANFVNGGAAVATSCKQQGIQLSVINCGTAANCEHLTQITHKPIMAGTHDFSEQAAMSNEQALAALSLGKEQAERAHQQGCDFLMLGEMGIGNTSAASCLSALLLEQDVSDLTGPGTGVEGAALTRKKEILTASVARAKLLVKNPLDALAQVGGLEIAAIAAAYIRASQLGMPCFVDGFITTAAALLAVKLNPGVRQWLLFAHHSAECGHSALLSALDAEPLLQLGMRLGEGSGAAVAYATVQQALTIHNNMATFAQAAVENKA; this is translated from the coding sequence ATGACTCACAAAAACTGGTGGTTAGACGCCACAGCCCCACTGTCTGCTAGCGCACGAGGCAACGCTCAAGCGCATCAAGATCAACTGACCAAACCGCAAGGCTCGTTAGGTCGTTTGGAAAGCATTGCCATTGAGTTGGCGGCGATGCAAAACACGAGCAAACCGCAAATCAAACAGCCGCACATGTTAGTTTTCGCCGGCGACCACGGCGTTGTCACGCAAGGTGTCTCAGCCTTTCCGCAGTCGGTGACCATTGCCATGCTAGCGAATTTTGTCAATGGTGGTGCTGCAGTTGCCACTTCATGCAAACAACAAGGCATTCAACTTAGCGTTATTAACTGTGGTACCGCTGCGAACTGTGAGCATTTAACTCAGATTACTCATAAGCCCATCATGGCCGGCACTCACGACTTCTCTGAGCAAGCTGCCATGAGCAATGAACAGGCGCTGGCAGCCTTAAGTTTAGGTAAAGAGCAAGCTGAACGGGCTCATCAGCAAGGCTGCGATTTTCTGATGTTAGGTGAAATGGGCATTGGCAATACCTCAGCCGCCAGTTGTTTAAGCGCTCTGCTGTTGGAACAAGACGTCAGCGATTTAACCGGTCCCGGCACTGGCGTTGAAGGTGCGGCACTAACTCGTAAAAAAGAAATTTTAACTGCCAGCGTGGCCCGCGCGAAGCTGCTGGTTAAAAATCCATTAGACGCCTTAGCGCAAGTGGGTGGGCTGGAAATCGCTGCCATCGCCGCAGCTTATATACGCGCCAGTCAGTTGGGCATGCCCTGTTTTGTTGATGGTTTTATTACCACGGCAGCGGCTTTATTAGCAGTTAAATTAAACCCTGGGGTACGTCAGTGGCTGCTGTTTGCCCACCATTCGGCTGAATGCGGACATAGCGCCTTACTCAGCGCCTTAGATGCAGAGCCGCTCCTACAGTTAGGCATGCGCTTAGGCGAAGGCTCGGGCGCTGCTGTGGCTTATGCAACCGTCCAGCAAGCGCTGACTATTCATAACAATATGGCCACCTTTGCCCAAGCCGCTGTGGAAAACAAAGCCTGA
- a CDS encoding histidine phosphatase family protein, whose amino-acid sequence MITTYIDIIRHGEPVGGRVFRGRTDHCLTERGSQQFQQRIERLGQRWQHIVSSPLLRCKQSAQWLANTQNIPLSIEANLAEIHFGEWENQLVDAVMAEQSISQMWQDPMNFCAPQGEPTAALQQRVLVAWQQLLKTHQGQRVLVVTHGGVIRMLAQHLLELTANGMSKLSLPYAAVISFKVIDSEYEGQAQQWVSLEGMDGTEL is encoded by the coding sequence ATGATCACCACTTACATCGATATTATCCGCCACGGTGAACCGGTCGGCGGCCGAGTCTTTCGCGGTCGTACTGATCATTGCTTAACCGAGCGCGGCAGTCAGCAATTTCAGCAGCGCATTGAGCGTTTAGGCCAGCGCTGGCAGCACATAGTCAGCTCGCCTTTGCTGCGCTGTAAGCAATCGGCGCAATGGCTGGCCAACACACAAAATATCCCGCTCAGCATCGAAGCTAATTTAGCGGAAATTCATTTTGGCGAATGGGAAAACCAGTTGGTCGATGCAGTGATGGCTGAGCAAAGTATCAGTCAGATGTGGCAAGATCCGATGAACTTCTGTGCGCCACAAGGCGAACCCACTGCGGCATTACAACAGCGTGTTTTAGTGGCTTGGCAGCAGTTGTTAAAAACTCATCAAGGCCAGCGCGTGCTCGTAGTCACCCACGGCGGTGTGATCCGCATGCTGGCGCAACATTTATTAGAACTGACCGCCAACGGCATGAGCAAACTCAGCTTACCTTACGCAGCGGTGATAAGTTTCAAGGTCATCGACAGTGAATATGAAGGTCAAGCCCAGCAATGGGTCAGCCTCGAAGGCATGGACGGAACAGAATTATGA
- the cobS gene encoding adenosylcobinamide-GDP ribazoletransferase codes for MSTYYWGFWYALIFLSRVPGPYLQRVDKEVQQAAMWFYPIVGAILGVFLVSLVLLCYLYNPQASFLLVAALVLALWVYFTGAMHLDGVADTADAWVGGLGNHERTLEIMKDPRVGAMAVAAMIVVLLVKFAAIAALLEQAHSDLGLLLGGLLLIPMLARAGIIGLMATTSYVRKQGMVSDTQSAATKSKVMIMSAVLALLALPLLQEKALLILFVWLTVLVAYRAALKKRLGGYTGDTLGAAVEIQEAVLLVALAL; via the coding sequence ATGAGCACCTACTATTGGGGCTTTTGGTACGCGCTGATTTTCTTAAGCCGTGTGCCAGGGCCTTATTTACAACGTGTTGATAAAGAGGTGCAGCAAGCGGCAATGTGGTTTTATCCCATCGTTGGCGCCATTCTAGGAGTGTTTTTAGTCAGCTTAGTGCTGCTGTGCTACCTGTATAACCCACAGGCATCGTTCTTATTGGTGGCGGCATTGGTGTTAGCGCTCTGGGTGTATTTTACCGGGGCAATGCATCTGGATGGCGTCGCCGATACAGCCGATGCATGGGTGGGCGGTTTAGGTAATCACGAGCGTACCTTGGAAATCATGAAAGACCCAAGAGTGGGTGCCATGGCCGTGGCGGCAATGATCGTGGTGTTACTGGTAAAATTTGCCGCAATTGCCGCGTTACTCGAACAGGCGCACAGTGATCTTGGCTTACTGCTGGGTGGTTTACTGCTGATTCCGATGCTCGCCAGAGCTGGCATTATCGGTTTAATGGCGACAACGTCTTATGTGCGCAAGCAAGGCATGGTCAGTGACACACAAAGCGCTGCGACTAAAAGTAAAGTGATGATAATGAGTGCTGTGTTGGCGCTATTAGCCCTGCCGCTACTGCAAGAAAAAGCACTGTTGATTCTCTTCGTCTGGCTGACAGTCTTAGTCGCTTATCGCGCTGCACTTAAAAAACGCTTGGGCGGATATACCGGCGATACCCTTGGCGCCGCAGTAGAGATCCAGGAAGCCGTACTGCTGGTTGCTTTGGCTTTATAG